From the Deinococcus arcticus genome, one window contains:
- a CDS encoding protein kinase domain-containing protein has product MNVKDDGGRTHELVGELGTGGQGSVYATQDERYVVKVLRLPDEAARDQWLRRLSAVRNLPLEDLKIARPIRLLQRPHVGYVMERVPGAQPLASLCQVPHVEATPGEWYVRTGGLRRRLAVLARTARLLGHLHSRGLVYGDPSPANVLFSGDDTVSLIDVDNLRYASKPLSERVLTPWFAAPEVYAGRSGVNSLTDAFAFAAMAFQTLTLVHPLLGDQVSQDEAEAEEAALRGEWPWIDHPHDDRNRSSTGLPRTLVLTPALRALAEQTFGEGLLDPLARPGLSAWEEALWEAMDRLLACPSCGAEADHTLAECPWCEVSRGPYVLAGVQVTDQEVTDLASAQGVPAPTMNLGTVVIGTDGARYIQPRHFTGEAQGASHVELTFRDGRLSVRSLDKATYTLRRETRDKDDVPVEQEGKPKRFPLAPGRSAWQLHLGALAGQHRLVTFDLVERAQQ; this is encoded by the coding sequence GGCGGCCCGAGACCAGTGGCTGCGGCGCCTGAGTGCCGTCCGCAACCTGCCGCTCGAGGATCTGAAGATCGCCCGGCCCATCCGGTTGCTGCAACGCCCGCACGTCGGCTACGTGATGGAGCGGGTCCCCGGCGCGCAGCCGCTCGCGTCCCTGTGTCAGGTGCCGCACGTGGAGGCCACGCCCGGGGAGTGGTACGTCAGGACCGGTGGGCTGCGCCGGCGCCTGGCGGTGCTGGCCAGGACGGCGCGCCTGCTCGGGCACCTGCACAGCCGCGGGCTGGTGTACGGGGACCCCTCACCGGCCAACGTGCTGTTCAGCGGCGACGACACCGTGTCCCTGATCGACGTCGACAACCTGCGGTACGCGTCCAAGCCGCTCAGCGAGCGGGTGCTGACCCCGTGGTTCGCGGCGCCGGAGGTGTACGCCGGTCGCAGCGGCGTGAACAGCCTGACCGATGCCTTCGCGTTCGCCGCCATGGCATTTCAGACCCTGACGCTCGTGCACCCGCTCCTGGGGGATCAGGTGTCACAGGATGAGGCCGAAGCGGAGGAAGCCGCGCTCAGGGGGGAGTGGCCGTGGATCGACCACCCGCACGACGACCGTAACCGCAGCTCGACAGGTCTGCCCCGGACGCTGGTGCTCACGCCGGCCCTGAGGGCCCTGGCGGAGCAAACCTTCGGCGAGGGCCTGCTGGACCCGTTGGCCCGCCCTGGGCTCAGTGCGTGGGAAGAAGCGCTCTGGGAGGCAATGGACCGCCTTCTGGCCTGCCCATCGTGCGGCGCAGAGGCAGACCACACCCTGGCGGAGTGCCCTTGGTGTGAGGTCAGTCGGGGCCCCTACGTGCTGGCCGGGGTTCAGGTGACAGATCAGGAGGTGACTGACCTCGCCTCAGCCCAGGGCGTGCCTGCCCCCACCATGAACCTGGGGACTGTTGTGATCGGCACAGACGGCGCCCGGTACATCCAGCCGCGCCACTTCACAGGAGAGGCGCAGGGCGCCAGTCACGTCGAACTGACCTTCAGAGACGGCCGGCTCTCCGTGCGTTCACTGGATAAGGCGACGTACACCTTGCGCCGCGAAACGCGGGACAAAGACGACGTGCCGGTCGAGCAGGAGGGCAAACCCAAGCGGTTTCCCCTTGCGCCGGGCCGCAGCGCCTGGCAGCTGCATCTCGGCGCTCTGGCCGGGCAGCACCGCCTCGTCACCTTCGACCTCGTCGAGAGGGCCCAGCAGTGA
- a CDS encoding DEAD/DEAH box helicase, protein MKVSDLPLAFQHTWTFSQDLTLSEPGPAEPRVEVRDEVRFHYSELLEEVRVTTGDLSWPVTAAADEAEVKLLLGRGLPYIAWVTSRQGPSFTVQVHVFPVSYRLPEPFALGVDDAVVDRMRTLTGVNIPAERAVELLADDLAVPALPGGLPRFLYVGSPNRHPNSESFLRLLGRRYNVDVAFQDGQWLVVFVTMIKNKRVTNKPVTLLEAAWTFTNVTLAAKDRERLQALTSAAVQDQRSYLKLWEQYQAVERRRGEQLARQLGAMPYTERPEYRAGFWTFRASATPEQLATLRQQPGLTLRATELRPVDLDTDLAPVPGRRPPQEFIGEFSGEPHGTVRVLPLNGDESMPPPSGWLSLSLAGDQAQFERRDRARLAIEQAKTAMPQLALLLEGQEVPQRRLHREPALPPRSQAAAAFRGTPTARQVEALDVALNTPDIALIQGPPGTGKTRVIAALQQRLADIAQDRAHLPGHTLLTSAQHAAVENAAAATQVFGLPAVKLGKSRRFAEEFSDGVDHWRRNMISQLQARLSDAADQPLEVKFVQLRDEVLRVTTAPSPRDDLRQVIRKVLDTGGEHLKASTRDQLQAWLDKFSPGEVDQEEREYLLTAVRALRTVPEAFEDDGPRMARRCLRRLDDTSLPLPLTAEDRAVLTASAGWEADASPPFLPGLAESKARLLSALQPELAPPSLQRAERATVELLNTALEDLRQAARKEKGGLQTVLHDMLATLENDPDGARAAVKSYTAVLAATCQQSDSYTVRQIRTSLGNQTRVFENVVIDEAARVHPLDLLIPMAQAERRIILVGDHRQLPHLLEPDVERELQADWQDQSVRQANEEALHQSLFERLFRILQEHEKRDGIRRVVTLDQQYRMHPVLGQFVSDTFYAAHNPSEAFSSGRPAEDFSHNLSPYEGAVAAWLDVPHARGSERGRQSKSRPVEAQVVAKEAARLLEARPDLSIGVISFYADQVREIRKAMEPLGLTERGEDGEYRVHPNVQETYDLQGRSRERLRVGTVDAFQGMEFDVVLLSLTRSNTLPGQTPEQQRRRYGHLTLDNRLCVAMSRQQRLLILVGDAGMLPSAEDGSAVPALDRFHQLCKGAYGRIVSA, encoded by the coding sequence GTGAAGGTTTCGGATCTGCCGCTCGCCTTTCAGCACACCTGGACCTTCTCGCAGGACCTCACGCTCTCTGAACCTGGCCCAGCCGAACCTCGCGTCGAGGTTCGGGACGAAGTGCGCTTTCATTACTCCGAACTGCTGGAAGAAGTGCGGGTCACCACAGGTGACCTGAGCTGGCCAGTCACGGCCGCCGCAGATGAGGCGGAGGTCAAGCTGCTGTTGGGGCGCGGCCTGCCGTACATAGCCTGGGTCACCAGCCGGCAGGGCCCGTCTTTCACCGTGCAGGTGCATGTCTTCCCCGTGAGTTACCGCCTGCCAGAGCCCTTCGCGCTCGGCGTGGACGACGCTGTGGTAGACCGCATGCGAACGCTGACCGGCGTGAATATCCCCGCCGAGCGGGCTGTGGAATTGCTCGCAGATGACCTTGCGGTGCCCGCCTTGCCGGGCGGCTTGCCCCGCTTCCTATACGTGGGGTCGCCCAACCGGCACCCGAACAGCGAGTCGTTTCTGCGCCTGCTGGGCCGGCGTTACAACGTCGACGTGGCGTTCCAGGACGGTCAGTGGCTGGTCGTGTTCGTTACCATGATCAAGAACAAACGGGTGACGAACAAACCCGTGACCCTGCTGGAGGCTGCCTGGACCTTCACAAACGTCACGCTGGCTGCCAAGGACCGTGAGCGGCTCCAGGCCCTGACGTCCGCCGCCGTACAGGACCAGCGCAGTTACCTGAAACTCTGGGAACAGTATCAAGCGGTAGAGCGGCGCCGAGGTGAGCAGCTGGCCCGGCAGCTCGGCGCCATGCCGTACACCGAACGTCCCGAATACCGCGCCGGCTTCTGGACGTTCAGGGCGAGCGCCACGCCGGAGCAGCTGGCGACGCTCCGGCAGCAGCCTGGCCTGACGCTGCGCGCCACCGAGCTGCGCCCGGTCGATCTGGACACCGACCTGGCGCCGGTCCCGGGCCGCCGTCCACCGCAGGAGTTCATCGGGGAATTTTCAGGGGAGCCGCACGGCACGGTCCGGGTGCTTCCCCTCAATGGGGACGAGAGCATGCCGCCGCCGTCCGGCTGGCTGTCCCTGAGTCTCGCTGGGGATCAGGCGCAGTTCGAGCGCCGGGACCGGGCCCGCCTCGCGATCGAGCAAGCGAAAACCGCCATGCCGCAGCTCGCCCTCCTGCTCGAGGGGCAGGAGGTGCCTCAACGCCGCCTCCACCGGGAGCCGGCCCTGCCGCCGCGCAGCCAGGCGGCCGCCGCCTTCCGCGGGACGCCCACCGCGCGCCAGGTTGAGGCGCTGGACGTCGCGCTCAACACGCCGGACATCGCGCTGATTCAGGGACCGCCGGGGACGGGCAAGACCCGCGTCATTGCGGCCCTTCAGCAGCGGCTGGCCGATATCGCCCAGGACCGCGCCCACCTGCCGGGTCATACGCTGCTCACCAGCGCGCAGCACGCCGCGGTCGAGAACGCAGCGGCCGCCACGCAGGTTTTCGGGCTGCCCGCCGTGAAATTGGGGAAGAGCCGCCGGTTCGCAGAAGAGTTCTCGGATGGGGTCGACCACTGGCGGCGCAACATGATCAGTCAGCTGCAAGCCCGGCTGTCCGACGCTGCGGATCAGCCGCTGGAGGTGAAATTCGTTCAGCTGCGGGACGAGGTGCTGCGCGTCACCACAGCGCCCAGTCCACGGGACGACCTGCGGCAGGTGATCCGGAAGGTCCTGGACACTGGCGGTGAACACCTCAAGGCCAGCACGCGCGATCAGCTGCAGGCGTGGCTCGACAAGTTCAGCCCAGGCGAAGTCGACCAGGAGGAGCGCGAGTACCTGCTCACGGCCGTCCGGGCCCTGCGCACCGTCCCGGAGGCCTTTGAGGACGACGGCCCGCGCATGGCCCGGCGCTGCTTACGCCGCCTGGACGACACCAGTCTGCCGCTGCCGTTGACCGCCGAGGACCGGGCGGTCCTGACCGCCAGCGCCGGGTGGGAGGCTGACGCGTCGCCGCCCTTCCTGCCGGGCCTGGCAGAGTCCAAAGCGCGACTCCTGAGTGCCCTGCAGCCCGAGTTGGCGCCCCCGAGCCTCCAGCGGGCGGAGCGGGCCACTGTGGAACTGCTGAACACCGCGCTGGAAGACCTCCGCCAAGCCGCGCGCAAGGAGAAAGGAGGCCTTCAGACCGTGCTGCACGATATGCTCGCCACACTTGAGAACGACCCGGATGGAGCGCGGGCGGCCGTTAAGAGCTATACCGCCGTGCTGGCCGCCACGTGTCAGCAGTCCGACTCGTATACCGTGCGGCAGATCCGCACGTCGCTGGGGAATCAGACGCGGGTGTTCGAGAACGTGGTCATTGACGAGGCGGCCCGCGTGCATCCGCTTGATCTGCTCATTCCAATGGCTCAGGCGGAACGGCGCATCATTCTGGTCGGGGACCACCGGCAGCTTCCGCACCTGCTGGAGCCAGATGTCGAGCGGGAACTGCAGGCCGACTGGCAGGATCAGAGCGTGCGGCAAGCCAATGAGGAGGCGCTGCATCAGAGCCTGTTCGAGCGGCTGTTCAGGATTCTGCAGGAACATGAGAAACGCGACGGTATCCGGCGGGTCGTTACCCTCGACCAGCAGTACCGCATGCACCCGGTGCTGGGACAGTTCGTCAGCGATACCTTCTACGCCGCCCATAACCCCAGTGAAGCGTTCAGCAGTGGCCGCCCCGCTGAGGATTTCAGCCACAACCTGAGTCCGTATGAGGGGGCTGTCGCCGCCTGGCTGGACGTGCCGCACGCGCGGGGCAGCGAACGTGGCCGGCAGAGCAAGTCCAGGCCGGTCGAGGCGCAGGTCGTCGCGAAGGAAGCGGCCCGCCTGCTGGAGGCCAGACCCGACCTTTCGATCGGGGTCATCTCGTTCTACGCCGATCAAGTTCGGGAGATCCGTAAGGCGATGGAGCCGCTGGGGCTGACCGAGCGCGGAGAGGACGGCGAGTACCGCGTTCACCCGAATGTCCAGGAAACCTACGACCTGCAGGGCCGATCACGCGAGCGGCTGCGGGTCGGGACCGTCGACGCGTTTCAGGGCATGGAGTTCGATGTGGTGCTGCTGTCCCTAACCCGCAGCAACACCCTGCCCGGCCAAACGCCGGAGCAGCAGCGCCGCCGGTACGGGCACCTGACGCTGGACAACCGCCTGTGCGTGGCGATGAGCCGCCAGCAGCGCCTCCTGATCCTGGTGGGCGACGCCGGGATGCTCCCGTCGGCTGAAGACGGCAGCGCCGTTCCAGCGCTCGACCGTTTCCACCAGTTGTGCAAGGGGGCGTATGGCCGCATCGTTTCCGCGTGA